From Natrinema sp. CBA1119:
CGTATCCCTCCTCCTCCATCGTCGGCAGGTCAGGGAAGTTGGGACTTCCTTGGGGAGACGACGCGACGACGGGTGTGAGCAGGTCGTCTTCGACGAACCCAACCATCGTCGTCTCTGTCGGGTTTCCGGACGGGATCTCCTCCGAGGCGTTCGCCTGGGCCAGTTCCCCAGAACTGGAATACGAGACGTACGATTCCCACTCTAGACCGTGCAGGTCCTTCATAAGCATCGCGAGTAGCCACTGTCCTTCACCGACGGCTAACCCGCCGAAGTCGGTGAGCTCGCCCTCCTGATACCTGCTGATGAGGTCCTCGTAATCTTCGACCTCGTCATCCGGATGCGCTGAGATGACAAATCCGGTTCTGGCGAACGCACCGCCTTCCTTGAGTTCCGTGTGATCGAACCCGAGGAGATCCGGTCGCAAGAACGCCATGGACGGGGGGCCGTTCATGAAACAGACGGTCGATCCGTCCCCTTCAGCATCGTAGACCTCGTTTAACCCGTTCACGACCCCCGATCCGGTGACGTTGTCCACTTCGATGTTCACGTCGAGCTCGTCACCGATCTCTGGTGCGATTGCTCTCGTGTATATGTCGGTTCCGCCGCCTTCTCCGTACGGAACGACAGCTCGGACGTTGTCTCCGTCTCCGGTTCCGAGCAGGCTTGAACATCCAGCCAGTCCGACCATGCTTCCTGCACCTGCGTACTGTAACACCCTGCGACGGCTATGCCTGTAATTGGCTGCCATGGTATGAGCATAACCAAGGAATGTTATAAATGTTTTGGAGATGTAGTTTTGGGACCAACCGTTACCCTCGCCTCGGGATGACCGTGAACCGAGCGAGGAATCGTGGTAACGCTGCCGAGAGGCCCCACGGCTATCTTGCGTTGTGGACTGGGGATGGGTATGGCCCGGTCGAACGACTGAATCACTCGTCGTCGATCACGTTCGACGCTCGGAGCCGCTGGATCTCCTCCCGAGAGAGTCCAAGCATCTCGGCGAGAACTTTCTCCGTATGTTCTCCGAGCTTCGGCGGTCCGGAGCGCAGCTCTCGTTCCGTCTCCGAGAGGTGGATCGGGTGTCCGTGGAGGAGGACCTCCCCGACCGTCTCGTCTTCGTACTCCATGACGTAGTCTCGAGCCTCTGCCTGAGGGTGCTCGACCACGTCGCTCACG
This genomic window contains:
- a CDS encoding tripartite tricarboxylate transporter substrate binding protein, producing MAANYRHSRRRVLQYAGAGSMVGLAGCSSLLGTGDGDNVRAVVPYGEGGGTDIYTRAIAPEIGDELDVNIEVDNVTGSGVVNGLNEVYDAEGDGSTVCFMNGPPSMAFLRPDLLGFDHTELKEGGAFARTGFVISAHPDDEVEDYEDLISRYQEGELTDFGGLAVGEGQWLLAMLMKDLHGLEWESYVSYSSSGELAQANASEEIPSGNPTETTMVGFVEDDLLTPVVASSPQGSPNFPDLPTMEEEGYETPYGDFTRGLLFPPDTDEDIINEWTGALETVLESDELQEWSDETGNFIEFMDRDYWTEQWSEGPARIEEAINEVASVESYREEIQG